The following are encoded in a window of Prochlorococcus marinus CUG1417 genomic DNA:
- a CDS encoding DEAD/DEAH box helicase produces MALKKDNSSLGSEQDKFQNEDNPLLELKNLENKKEIDSQQLELSKGNDNDIENGFLDFGFNQSILNSLRNKGYKNPTPIQKAAIPELMLGRDLLGQAQTGTGKTAAFALPLIEKLADNKELNAKVLVMTPTRELATQVAESFKSYSSESSNFKTVAIYGGTDYRNQISALKRKVDVVVGTPGRIMDHIRQGTFKIKDINCLVLDEADEMLNMGFLEDIEWIIDQLPENKQMVLFSATMPTEIRNIAKKYLNDPAEILIKSVKKETQLISQKFLYVQRHHKLDALKRILELNNEGVIIFVRTKLLTTSIAEALENSGHTVAVLNGDIPQNQRENTVDRLKKGFIDILVATDVAARGLDVERIKLVVNYDFPFDKETYTHRIGRTGRAGRSGEAILFVNQREKHFLRNLENSTRTKIEEINIPSNKIINEKRMEKLIENVNKSSLAKEENEENKALIIDLLDNLKEKHSMDDSNIAMAAINLVIGNKAFFVNEDDSWIHKQNNTDRNRSNRNGNNRIRNSNRRNNYQNDSFETYKFNFGKFDGIRVANIISSICNSTNINGRSIGKIQIFNDYSLVDLPRDLHRETKNKLKKIKVRN; encoded by the coding sequence ATGGCTTTAAAAAAAGATAATAGCTCTCTTGGTAGCGAGCAGGATAAGTTTCAGAATGAAGATAACCCCCTTCTTGAGTTAAAGAACTTAGAAAACAAAAAAGAAATTGATTCTCAACAATTGGAACTATCGAAAGGTAACGATAATGATATTGAGAATGGATTTCTAGATTTTGGATTTAATCAATCGATCTTAAATTCGTTAAGAAATAAAGGATACAAAAATCCAACTCCCATACAAAAAGCTGCAATTCCTGAATTAATGTTAGGCAGAGATTTACTAGGCCAAGCACAAACTGGAACAGGAAAGACCGCAGCTTTCGCATTACCATTAATAGAAAAACTTGCAGATAACAAAGAATTAAATGCAAAGGTTTTAGTTATGACTCCAACTAGAGAATTGGCAACTCAAGTCGCAGAATCTTTTAAAAGTTATAGTTCTGAATCTAGTAATTTCAAGACGGTTGCAATATATGGAGGTACCGACTATCGAAACCAAATTTCCGCATTGAAAAGAAAAGTTGATGTAGTAGTTGGAACCCCTGGCCGAATAATGGATCATATAAGGCAGGGAACTTTTAAAATCAAAGATATAAATTGTCTTGTTTTAGATGAGGCAGATGAAATGTTAAATATGGGTTTTCTTGAAGATATTGAATGGATAATAGATCAACTTCCGGAAAATAAGCAGATGGTATTATTTTCAGCAACAATGCCTACTGAGATTAGAAATATAGCAAAAAAATATCTAAATGATCCTGCCGAAATATTGATCAAAAGTGTCAAAAAAGAAACTCAATTAATTTCTCAGAAATTTCTATATGTACAAAGGCATCATAAGTTAGATGCTTTAAAAAGAATATTGGAACTTAATAATGAAGGAGTAATAATTTTTGTGAGGACAAAACTACTTACTACTTCAATAGCTGAAGCTTTAGAAAATTCAGGTCATACTGTAGCAGTACTCAATGGAGATATACCTCAAAATCAAAGAGAAAATACTGTAGATAGATTAAAAAAAGGATTTATTGATATCCTTGTTGCAACTGATGTAGCAGCTAGAGGATTAGATGTTGAGAGGATAAAACTTGTTGTTAATTATGATTTTCCTTTTGATAAGGAAACATATACTCATAGAATTGGAAGAACTGGTAGGGCAGGTAGATCAGGAGAGGCAATTTTATTTGTTAATCAAAGAGAAAAACATTTTCTTAGAAACTTAGAAAACTCAACGAGAACTAAGATTGAAGAAATTAATATACCAAGTAATAAAATAATAAATGAAAAAAGAATGGAGAAACTTATAGAGAACGTTAATAAGAGTTCTTTAGCTAAAGAAGAAAATGAAGAAAATAAAGCATTGATTATCGATTTACTAGATAATTTAAAAGAAAAACATTCTATGGATGACTCAAATATTGCAATGGCTGCGATTAACTTAGTAATAGGTAATAAAGCATTTTTTGTTAATGAAGATGATTCTTGGATTCATAAACAAAATAATACTGATCGAAATAGATCAAATAGAAATGGTAATAATCGGATAAGAAATTCAAATAGAAGAAATAATTATCAAAATGATTCCTTTGAAACCTACAAATTTAACTTTGGAAAATTTGATGGGATTAGAGTTGCAAATATTATATCCTCAATCTGTAATTCAACTAATATAAATGGTAGATCCATAGGTAAGATACAGATTTTTAATGATTATAGTTTGGTCGATTTACCCAGAGATCTCCATAGAGAAACTAAAAATAAATTAAAAAAAATTAAAGTCAGAAACTAA
- a CDS encoding rhodanese-related sulfurtransferase, whose translation MKGKNYKIVSLYSFFPFQENLIFDLKNKLLEIGNENDLSGLLIFASEGINGTICAEKDLIDNVINLLYKYTENKNLNIKVNFSKKKVFKKLKIKIKKEIVTMGINGINPSQDNGTYVDSANWNKLIKNQNTIVIDTRNHYEVSIGTFQNSINPNTRNFSEFPKWVDDHLESHLENKESSNIAMFCTGGIRCEKATSLLKKKGYKNIYHLQGGILQYLDDIPEEENLFEGECYVFDKRVALDQELEKGSYSICHACGMPVSIQDQKRKEYRKGIQCHFCIDQFSDDDRKRFEERQKQIDRLKVENHKICKD comes from the coding sequence ATGAAAGGAAAAAATTATAAAATAGTTTCTCTTTATTCTTTCTTCCCATTTCAAGAAAACTTAATTTTTGATCTCAAAAATAAATTATTAGAAATCGGAAATGAAAACGATCTTTCAGGTTTATTAATTTTTGCAAGTGAGGGTATTAATGGAACTATTTGTGCTGAGAAAGATCTAATTGATAATGTTATCAACTTACTTTACAAATATACAGAAAATAAAAATTTAAATATAAAAGTAAACTTTTCAAAAAAGAAAGTCTTCAAAAAATTAAAAATTAAAATCAAGAAAGAAATAGTTACAATGGGTATTAATGGAATAAACCCTTCACAAGATAATGGGACTTATGTTGACTCAGCTAATTGGAATAAGTTAATAAAAAATCAAAATACAATAGTCATTGATACTAGAAATCATTATGAGGTTTCCATAGGAACATTTCAGAATTCCATAAATCCAAATACGAGAAACTTTAGCGAATTCCCCAAGTGGGTAGATGATCATTTAGAAAGTCATTTAGAAAATAAAGAATCTTCAAATATAGCAATGTTTTGTACAGGAGGTATCAGATGTGAAAAAGCTACAAGTTTGCTGAAAAAGAAAGGTTATAAAAATATTTATCATCTACAAGGTGGAATCCTTCAATACCTTGATGATATACCAGAAGAAGAAAACTTATTTGAGGGTGAATGTTATGTTTTTGATAAAAGAGTTGCTTTAGATCAAGAATTAGAAAAAGGCTCCTACTCGATTTGTCATGCATGTGGAATGCCAGTTTCAATTCAAGATCAAAAAAGAAAAGAATATAGAAAGGGTATTCAATGTCATTTCTGCATAGATCAATTCAGTGATGATGATAGGAAAAGGTTTGAAGAAAGACAAAAACAGATCGATAGATTAAAAGTGGAAAATCATAAAATCTGTAAAGATTAA
- the lysA gene encoding diaminopimelate decarboxylase: MQEKKSFLKQKIDLKSPNKNIVPITTSVGSDGKLSVGGCSIEELVKKYDSPLYILDEITLRNSCRAYKKALEKYYPGKSLPIYASKANSSIFMSNLVSSEGLGLDAVSEGELLTALKGGVPNEKIVFHGNNKSDKEIEFAVKNNIKVIVDNDYDLERLEEISNSFNLDLEIMIRFTPGIECHTHEYIRTGSFDSKFGFGIEYLNVLFERISNTKHLKLKGLHAHIGSQIFELEPHKDLGEIMVNVILEAKKFGHDIQKLNVGGGLGIKYTENDDPPSIDEWVKTISTSVVKACKKNNLDLPTLMCEPGRSIVSTAGITIYKIGAFKEIPGIRTYLSVDGGMSDNPRPITYQSNYSACLVSNPFNINSKNKYTIAGKHCESGDVLFKEIELANCKTGDLICVFGTGAYNNSMSSNYNRIPRPAALLVCDGEAEIIQKRESPFDLLKYDVLPDRFIKQN; the protein is encoded by the coding sequence ATGCAAGAAAAAAAATCATTTTTAAAACAGAAGATTGACCTCAAAAGTCCGAATAAAAATATCGTACCCATTACAACATCCGTTGGAAGTGATGGAAAGTTATCAGTTGGGGGGTGTTCAATTGAAGAATTAGTAAAAAAATATGATTCTCCTCTTTATATTTTGGATGAAATAACTTTAAGAAACTCTTGCAGAGCGTACAAAAAAGCATTAGAAAAATATTACCCTGGGAAATCTCTTCCGATATATGCTTCCAAGGCGAATAGTTCTATTTTCATGAGTAACCTCGTTTCCTCAGAGGGTTTAGGACTTGACGCAGTTTCAGAAGGAGAACTATTAACTGCCCTTAAAGGTGGTGTCCCTAATGAAAAAATTGTTTTTCATGGTAACAATAAATCAGATAAAGAAATAGAGTTTGCAGTTAAAAATAACATTAAAGTAATTGTAGATAATGACTATGACTTAGAAAGATTAGAGGAAATCTCAAATTCATTTAATCTTGATTTAGAAATAATGATTCGCTTTACTCCTGGTATAGAATGCCATACACATGAATATATAAGAACGGGATCATTCGACAGCAAATTTGGTTTCGGAATTGAATATTTAAATGTCTTATTTGAAAGAATCAGCAATACAAAACATCTAAAATTAAAAGGATTACATGCTCATATTGGTTCCCAGATTTTTGAACTAGAGCCACATAAGGATCTTGGAGAAATAATGGTCAATGTTATTTTAGAAGCTAAAAAATTTGGCCATGATATTCAAAAATTAAATGTAGGTGGAGGTTTAGGAATTAAATATACAGAAAATGATGATCCTCCTTCGATTGATGAATGGGTAAAAACAATTTCCACATCTGTTGTTAAAGCTTGTAAGAAAAATAATTTAGATTTACCTACACTGATGTGTGAGCCTGGAAGATCTATCGTTTCTACGGCAGGAATAACAATTTACAAAATTGGGGCGTTTAAAGAAATTCCAGGGATCAGAACATATTTGTCTGTTGATGGTGGGATGAGTGATAATCCAAGACCAATAACATATCAATCAAATTATTCTGCATGCTTGGTTAGTAACCCCTTTAATATTAATTCGAAAAACAAATATACTATCGCTGGCAAGCACTGCGAATCAGGAGATGTATTGTTTAAGGAGATAGAACTAGCAAATTGCAAAACAGGAGATCTTATATGTGTTTTTGGTACTGGTGCATATAATAATTCAATGAGTTCTAACTACAACAGAATCCCAAGACCAGCAGCTCTTTTAGTTTGTGATGGAGAGGCAGAGATTATTCAAAAAAGAGAAAGTCCATTTGATCTTTTAAAATATGATGTTTTACCTGATCGCTTTATCAAACAAAATTAG
- the bioB gene encoding biotin synthase BioB has product MSNFNNQLLREIRFDWNKEEISKILNMPLIDLMWESQIVHRKFNKYNIQLASLFSVKTGGCEENCSYCSQSIYSASDIKSHPQFQVEEVLARAQIAKNEGADRFCMGWAWREIRDGKSFDAMLQMVSGVRDLGMEACVTAGMLTEDQASRLADAGLTAYNHNLDTSPEHYKNIITTRTYQDRLDTIKRVRNAGINVCCGGIIGLGETNGDRASLLEVLSNMNPHPESVPINSLVAIEGTGLENNKEIDSVEMIRMIATARILMPKSKIRLSAGREKLSKEAQILCFQCGANSIFYGDELLTTSNPSFQSDRKLLKEVGVTFNKNFETCEKTLSSL; this is encoded by the coding sequence ATGTCTAATTTTAATAATCAGTTATTAAGAGAAATTAGGTTCGATTGGAATAAAGAGGAGATATCGAAAATACTTAATATGCCTCTAATTGATTTAATGTGGGAATCACAAATCGTACACAGGAAATTCAACAAATACAACATTCAATTAGCATCATTGTTCAGCGTCAAAACTGGTGGATGTGAGGAAAATTGCTCGTATTGTAGCCAATCTATTTATAGTGCTAGCGATATAAAAAGTCATCCACAATTTCAAGTTGAAGAGGTTTTAGCAAGAGCTCAAATAGCAAAAAATGAAGGAGCAGATAGGTTTTGTATGGGTTGGGCATGGAGAGAAATTAGAGACGGTAAATCATTTGATGCAATGTTACAGATGGTCAGCGGTGTAAGAGATTTAGGAATGGAAGCATGCGTTACTGCTGGGATGCTTACAGAAGATCAAGCTTCCAGACTCGCTGATGCTGGTTTGACCGCTTATAACCACAATCTTGATACTAGTCCTGAGCATTATAAAAACATTATTACGACTAGAACTTATCAAGACAGACTGGATACTATTAAAAGAGTAAGAAATGCAGGAATAAATGTTTGTTGTGGAGGAATAATAGGTTTGGGTGAAACTAATGGAGATAGAGCATCTCTTTTAGAAGTGCTGTCAAATATGAATCCGCACCCTGAGAGTGTTCCTATAAATTCATTAGTAGCTATTGAGGGTACTGGTTTAGAAAATAATAAAGAAATTGATTCTGTTGAGATGATAAGAATGATAGCTACAGCCAGAATTCTTATGCCAAAAAGTAAAATAAGATTAAGTGCAGGACGAGAAAAGCTCTCAAAAGAAGCTCAAATTTTATGTTTTCAATGTGGTGCAAATTCAATTTTTTACGGAGATGAGTTACTTACAACTTCAAATCCATCTTTTCAATCAGACAGAAAACTTCTTAAAGAAGTTGGAGTAACATTTAATAAAAATTTTGAAACTTGTGAAAAAACATTATCCTCTTTATGA
- a CDS encoding ABC transporter ATP-binding protein translates to MRPRNKQNPIIKLYLNLIEERRLLFFAFLSSIINKILDLAPPVIIGLAVDIVVKEQNSWIAGFGIKEVPAQLIFLAFASGIVWSGESSFEYLYSILWRNLAQLSQHKLRIKAYAHIQELDMDFFENDNTGRLLSILNDDINQLERFLDQGANQIIQLFITVLIIGGTMIFVAPKIALFAFFPIPIIFLGSIKFQRKLAPKYRDVRNKAGLLASRLNNNLSGILTIKSFTKEKWELNRLNKESLDYQSSNKAAIKLSSAFIPLIRFAILFAFIAILLIGGFQTWNKTLNVGTYSFLVFITQRLLWPLTTLGHVLDDFQRSMASIDRVIDLIDTPIKIKDGKIKIQAKDIRGEIIFNNVNFNYPGRNLTLKNINFEIKNNSTLGIVGLTGSGKSTIIKLLLRIYDSNNGSITLDGISIKEINLRDLRKCISLVGQETYLFHGSVQENIAYGSINPSLRDIIQASKIAEAHEFIEQLPDGYKTIVGERGQRLSGGQRQRIALARAVLKDAPILILDEATASVDNETEALIQKSLSKITKERTTIVIAHRLSTIKNADNIIVIDKGKIVESGKHESLLDQNKIYADLWNVQVGI, encoded by the coding sequence ATGAGACCTAGGAACAAGCAAAATCCAATAATTAAACTTTATTTGAATCTGATTGAAGAAAGAAGGTTACTATTTTTTGCTTTTTTAAGTTCCATAATTAATAAAATATTAGATTTAGCTCCACCAGTAATAATTGGTCTTGCTGTTGATATCGTTGTGAAGGAACAGAATTCATGGATTGCTGGTTTTGGGATAAAAGAAGTACCGGCGCAATTGATTTTTCTTGCATTTGCTTCAGGAATAGTTTGGTCTGGTGAATCCTCCTTTGAATATTTATATTCGATTTTATGGAGAAATTTGGCTCAGCTATCTCAGCATAAATTAAGAATAAAAGCTTATGCACATATCCAGGAATTAGATATGGATTTTTTTGAAAATGATAATACTGGAAGACTATTATCTATTTTGAATGATGATATAAATCAACTCGAGAGATTTCTAGACCAAGGGGCTAATCAGATTATTCAGTTATTTATAACTGTCTTAATAATTGGGGGAACAATGATTTTTGTTGCTCCAAAAATTGCTTTATTTGCTTTTTTTCCTATTCCAATTATATTTTTAGGATCAATTAAATTCCAAAGGAAGCTAGCACCAAAATATAGAGATGTTAGAAATAAAGCTGGACTATTGGCATCAAGACTTAATAATAATTTAAGTGGAATTCTGACTATAAAAAGTTTTACTAAGGAAAAATGGGAACTAAATAGATTAAATAAAGAAAGTCTCGATTATCAAAGCAGTAATAAGGCTGCAATAAAATTATCTTCAGCATTTATTCCTCTTATTAGATTCGCAATATTATTTGCTTTTATAGCAATTCTATTAATTGGAGGTTTTCAAACTTGGAATAAGACACTTAATGTAGGTACCTATAGTTTTTTAGTATTTATCACACAAAGACTATTGTGGCCTTTGACTACATTGGGGCATGTTTTAGATGATTTTCAGAGATCTATGGCATCAATAGATAGAGTAATTGATCTTATAGATACCCCTATAAAAATAAAAGATGGAAAAATAAAAATTCAAGCTAAAGATATCAGAGGAGAAATAATTTTTAATAATGTAAATTTTAATTATCCTGGAAGAAATTTAACTTTAAAAAATATAAATTTCGAAATTAAAAATAACTCAACATTAGGAATTGTTGGTTTAACAGGTTCTGGGAAAAGTACAATAATAAAACTACTGCTTAGGATTTATGATAGTAATAACGGATCAATAACCTTGGATGGGATTTCAATTAAAGAAATAAACTTGAGGGATTTAAGAAAGTGTATATCTTTAGTAGGTCAAGAAACTTATTTATTTCATGGAAGTGTACAAGAAAATATTGCTTACGGCTCTATCAACCCTAGTTTAAGAGACATCATTCAAGCTTCAAAGATTGCGGAAGCTCATGAATTTATTGAACAATTACCAGATGGTTATAAAACTATAGTGGGAGAAAGGGGCCAAAGGCTCTCAGGCGGACAACGTCAAAGAATTGCTTTGGCGAGAGCTGTTTTAAAGGATGCTCCGATATTAATATTAGATGAGGCTACAGCATCAGTAGATAATGAAACAGAGGCTTTGATTCAGAAATCATTATCTAAAATAACAAAAGAAAGAACCACAATAGTAATAGCTCATAGGTTAAGCACAATAAAAAATGCGGACAATATTATTGTTATTGATAAAGGTAAAATAGTAGAAAGTGGAAAACATGAAAGTTTACTAGATCAGAACAAGATATATGCAGATTTGTGGAATGTTCAAGTAGGCATTTAG
- a CDS encoding isoprenyl transferase: protein MSLGKIIDTKNNDLFKRIDKQKVPEHVAIIMDGNGRWATKKGLPRTYGHKRGVDVLKKILKASKKLGCKVLTVYAFSTENWTRPTKEVDFLINLFNEVLKNEIKEIHEESTKIKFIGDLTPFPETLKKIISSSESLTKDNNAFLLNVCVNYGGRQEIVKVAKELALKCSSGEIKLSEVNEELFNSELLTRGIKDPELLIRTSGEKRISNFLLWQLAYSEIYISEVLWPDFNEFEFLKAIIDYQSRDRRFGGIKSLPNESFEDSQYSS, encoded by the coding sequence ATGAGTTTAGGAAAAATAATCGATACAAAAAATAATGATTTATTCAAAAGAATAGATAAGCAGAAAGTTCCAGAACATGTTGCAATAATTATGGATGGGAATGGGAGATGGGCTACAAAAAAAGGTTTGCCTCGTACATATGGGCATAAGAGAGGAGTGGATGTTTTGAAAAAAATTCTCAAAGCATCAAAAAAATTAGGTTGCAAAGTACTTACTGTTTATGCTTTTTCAACGGAGAATTGGACAAGACCAACAAAAGAAGTTGACTTCCTTATAAATCTCTTTAACGAAGTTTTGAAAAACGAAATTAAAGAGATACATGAAGAATCAACAAAAATTAAATTCATTGGGGATTTAACTCCTTTCCCAGAAACTTTAAAAAAAATAATCTCTAGTTCAGAATCTCTAACTAAAGATAACAATGCATTTTTATTAAATGTTTGCGTCAATTACGGAGGCAGGCAAGAAATAGTGAAAGTTGCAAAAGAACTAGCATTAAAATGTTCTTCTGGTGAAATAAAACTTAGTGAAGTTAATGAAGAATTATTTAATTCAGAGCTATTAACTCGAGGCATTAAAGATCCAGAATTACTAATAAGAACTAGTGGAGAAAAAAGGATCAGTAATTTTCTTTTATGGCAATTAGCTTATTCAGAAATTTACATCTCCGAGGTACTTTGGCCAGACTTCAATGAGTTTGAATTTTTAAAAGCAATAATTGATTACCAATCAAGGGATCGACGTTTCGGCGGTATAAAATCATTACCAAATGAATCTTTTGAAGATTCTCAATATTCTTCTTAA
- the recR gene encoding recombination mediator RecR: MITYTKPLSKLIGHFEKFPGIGPRTAQRLALFILKQPESTIRDFSNALLEARSNVGRCKKCFNLTSEDECEICRNTERNQKLICVVAEAKDLLALERAREFKGVYHVIGGLISPMDSVGPELLEIRSLVERVSKSEIDEIILALTPSVEGDTTSLYIGKLLAPFTKVTRIAYGLPMGSELEYVDEVTLARALEGRTKLN, translated from the coding sequence TTGATTACTTATACCAAACCACTTTCAAAATTAATTGGTCATTTTGAGAAATTTCCAGGGATTGGTCCAAGAACAGCTCAAAGATTAGCCTTGTTTATTTTAAAACAACCTGAAAGTACAATAAGAGACTTCTCAAATGCCTTGTTAGAAGCTCGTAGTAATGTTGGTCGTTGTAAAAAATGCTTTAATTTGACTTCGGAAGATGAATGTGAAATTTGTCGAAATACTGAAAGAAACCAAAAACTAATCTGTGTAGTAGCAGAAGCTAAAGATCTACTTGCTTTAGAACGTGCTAGGGAATTTAAAGGTGTCTACCACGTTATTGGTGGTTTAATATCTCCAATGGATTCTGTTGGTCCTGAACTCTTGGAAATTAGGAGTTTAGTAGAACGAGTTAGTAAGTCTGAAATAGATGAAATCATATTGGCATTAACTCCAAGTGTTGAAGGAGACACAACAAGTCTTTACATTGGAAAATTGCTGGCCCCTTTTACTAAAGTTACGAGGATTGCTTACGGTCTGCCAATGGGCAGTGAACTTGAATATGTGGATGAAGTTACACTTGCTAGGGCCTTAGAAGGGAGAACAAAACTAAATTAG
- the cdaA gene encoding diadenylate cyclase CdaA, with amino-acid sequence MNFWGIINLKLLLDVLFAVGFGLLLFSRVKEQRTLWLLRGYLFLVSSAWFIQRFAYLPLTSKLIDAVVLACSLSLAILWQGELRRLMELLGTGRLAVLLGNPPKEFRATSTTITQLVDTAGKLSQNRRGALIVVDLGSDLRPEDFLYSGTNIEAQLSTDLLINLFATDTPLHDGAVLVKGNKIISAGVILPLSRQGISRYGTRHLAALGITERFDRCICIVVSEETGTLSLANQGKLERPITSSRLQELLVNLIGNQNSMVTSKPSIGKNALSKKTTQNDNIISDINGKETEKSEIFINKKD; translated from the coding sequence GTGAATTTCTGGGGGATTATAAATTTAAAACTTCTATTAGATGTCTTATTTGCTGTTGGTTTCGGACTTTTATTATTTTCAAGAGTAAAAGAACAACGTACATTATGGCTCCTAAGAGGATATTTGTTTTTAGTCTCATCCGCATGGTTTATTCAAAGATTTGCATACCTTCCTCTAACATCAAAATTAATTGATGCCGTAGTCCTCGCTTGCTCTCTCTCATTAGCAATTCTTTGGCAAGGAGAGTTAAGAAGATTAATGGAATTATTAGGTACTGGGAGACTTGCTGTATTACTAGGAAATCCACCGAAGGAGTTTAGAGCAACATCAACTACTATTACTCAGTTAGTTGATACCGCAGGTAAACTCTCTCAGAATAGAAGAGGCGCTTTAATCGTTGTAGATTTGGGGAGTGATTTAAGGCCTGAAGATTTTTTATATTCAGGTACTAACATTGAGGCACAATTATCAACTGACCTTTTAATAAATCTGTTTGCAACAGATACCCCTTTGCATGATGGGGCAGTACTTGTTAAAGGGAACAAAATAATATCTGCTGGGGTAATACTTCCTTTGTCAAGGCAAGGAATTAGTAGATACGGCACAAGACATTTAGCTGCACTAGGGATTACAGAAAGATTTGACAGGTGTATTTGCATTGTTGTTTCTGAAGAAACAGGTACGTTATCATTAGCAAACCAAGGTAAACTTGAAAGACCTATCACTAGTAGTAGGTTACAAGAACTTCTTGTAAATTTAATTGGAAATCAAAACTCAATGGTGACAAGTAAACCATCTATAGGTAAAAATGCCTTATCCAAAAAGACAACCCAAAATGATAATATTATCAGTGATATTAATGGGAAAGAGACTGAAAAATCAGAAATCTTCATTAACAAAAAGGACTAA
- the lipA gene encoding lipoyl synthase, protein MGQNNLTKKEKFLRLPSWIKFPISKASEFEKIQTLIKKSNIHTICEEARCPNRAECYASGTATFLLGGSICSRSCAFCQVNKGRPSSINKDECIQVAEAVKVLNLKYVVLTSVARDDLPDHGANLFISTIDEIRKIDSKIKIEVLTPDLWGGGKNFVETNNLQTERLKMILEKEPICFNHNLETVERLQKEVRRGANYKKSLSLLKKSKDIAPHIQTKSGIMLGLGETLDEIKMTIYDLKKIDCDQITIGQYLRPSFNHLAVKKYWDPSEFEYLDRFSKELGFKKVSSGPLVRSSYHAG, encoded by the coding sequence ATGGGACAGAATAATCTAACTAAGAAAGAAAAATTTTTAAGACTCCCTTCTTGGATAAAATTTCCTATTAGTAAAGCTTCAGAGTTTGAAAAAATACAAACACTTATCAAAAAATCAAATATTCATACCATTTGTGAAGAAGCAAGATGTCCAAATAGAGCAGAATGTTATGCCTCAGGAACAGCCACTTTCTTACTGGGTGGATCGATATGTTCACGTTCTTGTGCTTTCTGTCAGGTAAACAAAGGAAGGCCTAGTTCAATAAATAAGGATGAATGTATTCAAGTCGCTGAGGCAGTAAAAGTATTAAATTTGAAATATGTTGTTTTGACATCTGTAGCTAGAGATGATCTCCCTGATCATGGTGCAAATTTATTTATATCTACAATTGATGAGATTAGAAAAATTGATTCAAAAATTAAAATAGAGGTTTTAACTCCTGATTTATGGGGTGGGGGCAAAAATTTTGTTGAAACTAATAACCTTCAGACAGAGAGATTGAAGATGATTTTAGAAAAAGAACCAATATGTTTTAATCACAATCTAGAAACTGTTGAAAGACTGCAAAAAGAAGTTAGGAGAGGTGCAAATTACAAAAAATCGCTTAGTTTACTAAAAAAGTCAAAAGATATTGCTCCTCATATTCAAACTAAATCAGGAATTATGTTAGGTCTTGGGGAAACATTGGATGAAATAAAAATGACAATTTATGATCTTAAAAAAATAGATTGTGATCAAATCACAATTGGCCAATATTTAAGGCCCTCATTCAATCATTTGGCAGTTAAGAAATATTGGGATCCATCAGAGTTTGAATATTTAGATCGCTTCTCTAAGGAATTAGGATTCAAGAAAGTATCTTCTGGCCCCTTAGTTAGAAGTAGTTATCATGCGGGTTAA
- the psbP gene encoding photosystem II reaction center PsbP: protein MKNIKFNPFKYLFLIFLCFTLSACSGGLNAGLEAYQSPDGRYAFLYPTGWTRVKVDGGPEIIYHDLINSNETLSLVISDVNKEVQLEQLGSPSEVGQTLIDKVIAPEGSGREVELINTNKREKSNHIFYDLEYVLNLNEQTRHELATVVIDRGTLYTFAVGTNEERWNKVNGIFSNVIESFNFLI, encoded by the coding sequence ATGAAAAATATAAAATTTAACCCTTTCAAATATTTATTTTTGATTTTTTTATGTTTTACACTTAGCGCTTGTAGTGGAGGTCTCAATGCAGGATTAGAAGCTTATCAAAGCCCCGATGGAAGATATGCCTTTTTGTATCCAACAGGATGGACTCGAGTAAAAGTCGATGGAGGACCTGAAATTATTTATCATGATTTAATCAATAGTAATGAGACATTAAGTTTAGTAATTTCTGATGTTAATAAAGAAGTTCAATTAGAGCAATTGGGAAGCCCAAGTGAAGTTGGTCAAACATTAATTGATAAAGTCATTGCTCCCGAAGGTTCAGGGAGAGAGGTTGAACTTATTAATACTAATAAGAGAGAGAAATCCAATCATATATTCTATGACTTAGAGTATGTACTCAATTTAAATGAACAGACCAGACACGAACTAGCTACTGTCGTAATTGATAGAGGAACACTTTATACTTTTGCTGTAGGAACAAATGAAGAGAGATGGAATAAAGTTAATGGAATATTTAGTAATGTAATTGAATCATTTAACTTTCTAATATAG